In the Marinomonas algicola genome, one interval contains:
- a CDS encoding DASH family cryptochrome has protein sequence MKKIGIYWFGDDLRVNDNKLMQLASFEVDVLLCIYCVNKVNHSMSVFGTKHIGNRRQNFLEESLHNLDRSLQKLGNKLLLSPYSASQTFKALLDDIPVTSFYRHRHPGVDESKILESLKRQFNDVRFVIEDGLTLFDKKAIEFNTVPSTFSQFRRQVESFDPPTVIDKPYSLPASLDAFSFLFPASRFIVNKANMKPTPYFFSGGERAAHNQLDAYFSSNSPSSYKSVRNALEGWGNSTKFSAWLANGNLSPRQVLQSLTDYENQHGANESTYWIYFELLWREYFHLYAQYYGAKLFQPQGITGKSNKGRYYAERFQKWCNGSTPYPIVNACMNQLDQTGYISNRGRQLAASCLIHELGIDWRYGAALFEEKLIDYDVAINWGNWQYIAGVGADPKGGRHFNLEKQTQIYDPNGAFISKWQGDQFDRQLDSVDAADWPIQIL, from the coding sequence ATGAAGAAAATAGGCATTTATTGGTTTGGTGATGATTTAAGAGTAAATGACAATAAATTAATGCAATTAGCCTCCTTTGAAGTTGATGTGCTCTTGTGTATCTATTGCGTGAACAAGGTCAATCACTCGATGAGTGTATTTGGTACAAAACACATCGGCAATCGCAGGCAAAATTTCTTAGAAGAAAGTCTTCATAATCTAGATCGTAGTTTACAAAAACTTGGTAATAAACTGCTCCTTTCTCCTTACTCTGCATCCCAAACCTTCAAAGCCCTACTTGATGACATACCTGTAACATCTTTCTATCGCCATAGGCACCCTGGAGTGGACGAAAGTAAAATCCTTGAATCATTAAAAAGGCAATTTAATGATGTGCGTTTTGTGATTGAAGATGGTCTCACACTCTTTGATAAAAAGGCGATTGAATTTAATACCGTCCCCTCAACATTTAGTCAATTCCGCCGTCAAGTCGAATCATTCGATCCGCCAACCGTGATCGATAAACCCTATTCTCTTCCTGCAAGTTTAGACGCATTTTCTTTTCTGTTTCCAGCAAGCCGCTTTATTGTAAACAAGGCAAATATGAAACCGACTCCCTACTTTTTTTCAGGAGGAGAAAGGGCGGCTCACAATCAGCTTGATGCCTATTTTTCAAGCAATTCTCCTTCATCCTACAAAAGCGTTCGCAATGCATTAGAAGGTTGGGGAAATTCCACCAAATTTTCAGCTTGGTTAGCGAACGGCAACCTCTCCCCTAGACAAGTTTTACAGTCACTCACTGACTATGAAAACCAGCATGGAGCAAATGAGTCAACTTACTGGATTTACTTTGAGCTTTTATGGCGAGAATATTTTCATTTATATGCTCAATACTATGGTGCCAAACTTTTTCAACCCCAAGGCATTACTGGTAAATCAAATAAAGGCCGCTATTACGCAGAGCGGTTTCAAAAATGGTGTAATGGAAGCACACCCTACCCTATTGTGAATGCTTGTATGAATCAGCTGGACCAAACCGGTTATATAAGTAATCGCGGTCGTCAATTAGCCGCCAGTTGTTTAATTCACGAATTAGGTATTGATTGGCGTTATGGCGCAGCGCTCTTTGAAGAAAAACTCATTGATTATGATGTCGCGATTAACTGGGGGAATTGGCAATATATCGCTGGGGTGGGAGCAGACCCTAAAGGAGGTCGTCATTTTAATTTAGAAAAACAAACTCAAATATATGATCCAAATGGGGCTTTTATTTCGAAATGGCAAGGAGATCAATTTGACCGTCAACTGGACTCTGTGGATGC